In a genomic window of Myotis daubentonii chromosome 18, mMyoDau2.1, whole genome shotgun sequence:
- the RGS8 gene encoding regulator of G-protein signaling 8 isoform X3 gives MFAPKTSFTRSLSDHPVSRDPQAMRTGQRRNKGMRTRLGCLSHKSDSCSDFTAILPDKPNRALKRLSTEEATRWADSFDVLLSHKYGVAAFLAFLKTEFSEENLEFWLACEEFKKTRSTAKLVSKAHRIFEEFVDVQAPREVNIDFQTREATRKNMQEPSLTCFDQAQGKVHSLMEKDSYPRFLRSKMYLDLLSQSQRRLS, from the exons ACCTCCTTCACCCGCAGCCTCTCTGACCATCCCGTTAGCAGAGACCCGCAGGCCATGAGGACCGGTCAAAGACG GAACAAAGGGATGAGGACTCGACTGGGATGCCTGTCTCACAAGTCAGACTCGTGTAGTGATTTCACAGCGATTCTTCCTGACAAGCCCAACCGTGCTCTGAA GAGACTTTCCACAGAAGAAGCCACCAGGTGGGCCGATTCCTTTGACGTGCTTCTCTCCCATAAGT ATGGGGTGGCTGCATTCCTCGCCTTCTTGAAGACCGAGTTCAGCGAGGAGAACCTGGAATTCTGGTTGGCCTGTGAGGAGTTCAAGAAGACCAGGTCAACTGCAAAACTGGTCTCCAAGGCCCATAGGATTTTTGAGGAGTTTGTGGATGTGCAGGCTCCGAGGGAG GTAAACATAGACTTCCAGACTCGAGAGGCCACGAGGAAGAACATGCAAGAGCCATCCCTGACTTGCTTTGACCAAGCGCAGGGCAAAGTACACAGCCTCATGGAGAAAGACTCTTACCCCAGGTTCCTGAGGTCCAAAATGTACTTAGATTTGCTGTCCCAAAGCCAAAGGAGGCTTAGCTAG
- the RGS8 gene encoding regulator of G-protein signaling 8 isoform X2: MPPASLPPAQPLGAEGGSSGLWGLLPEPQPKKQGSSFSKLRRKTSFTRSLSDHPVSRDPQAMRTGQRRRLSTEEATRWADSFDVLLSHKYGVAAFLAFLKTEFSEENLEFWLACEEFKKTRSTAKLVSKAHRIFEEFVDVQAPREVNIDFQTREATRKNMQEPSLTCFDQAQGKVHSLMEKDSYPRFLRSKMYLDLLSQSQRRLS, translated from the exons ATGCCTCCGGCTTCGCTGCCCCCTGCACAGCCTCTGGGTGCAGAGGGAGGCAGCTCTGGGCTGTGGGGACTTCTCCCTGAGCCGCAGCCAAAGAAGCAGGGGAGCAGCTTCTCGAAGCTGAGGAGGAAG ACCTCCTTCACCCGCAGCCTCTCTGACCATCCCGTTAGCAGAGACCCGCAGGCCATGAGGACCGGTCAAAGACG GAGACTTTCCACAGAAGAAGCCACCAGGTGGGCCGATTCCTTTGACGTGCTTCTCTCCCATAAGT ATGGGGTGGCTGCATTCCTCGCCTTCTTGAAGACCGAGTTCAGCGAGGAGAACCTGGAATTCTGGTTGGCCTGTGAGGAGTTCAAGAAGACCAGGTCAACTGCAAAACTGGTCTCCAAGGCCCATAGGATTTTTGAGGAGTTTGTGGATGTGCAGGCTCCGAGGGAG GTAAACATAGACTTCCAGACTCGAGAGGCCACGAGGAAGAACATGCAAGAGCCATCCCTGACTTGCTTTGACCAAGCGCAGGGCAAAGTACACAGCCTCATGGAGAAAGACTCTTACCCCAGGTTCCTGAGGTCCAAAATGTACTTAGATTTGCTGTCCCAAAGCCAAAGGAGGCTTAGCTAG
- the RGS8 gene encoding regulator of G-protein signaling 8 isoform X1, which yields MPPASLPPAQPLGAEGGSSGLWGLLPEPQPKKQGSSFSKLRRKTSFTRSLSDHPVSRDPQAMRTGQRRNKGMRTRLGCLSHKSDSCSDFTAILPDKPNRALKRLSTEEATRWADSFDVLLSHKYGVAAFLAFLKTEFSEENLEFWLACEEFKKTRSTAKLVSKAHRIFEEFVDVQAPREVNIDFQTREATRKNMQEPSLTCFDQAQGKVHSLMEKDSYPRFLRSKMYLDLLSQSQRRLS from the exons ATGCCTCCGGCTTCGCTGCCCCCTGCACAGCCTCTGGGTGCAGAGGGAGGCAGCTCTGGGCTGTGGGGACTTCTCCCTGAGCCGCAGCCAAAGAAGCAGGGGAGCAGCTTCTCGAAGCTGAGGAGGAAG ACCTCCTTCACCCGCAGCCTCTCTGACCATCCCGTTAGCAGAGACCCGCAGGCCATGAGGACCGGTCAAAGACG GAACAAAGGGATGAGGACTCGACTGGGATGCCTGTCTCACAAGTCAGACTCGTGTAGTGATTTCACAGCGATTCTTCCTGACAAGCCCAACCGTGCTCTGAA GAGACTTTCCACAGAAGAAGCCACCAGGTGGGCCGATTCCTTTGACGTGCTTCTCTCCCATAAGT ATGGGGTGGCTGCATTCCTCGCCTTCTTGAAGACCGAGTTCAGCGAGGAGAACCTGGAATTCTGGTTGGCCTGTGAGGAGTTCAAGAAGACCAGGTCAACTGCAAAACTGGTCTCCAAGGCCCATAGGATTTTTGAGGAGTTTGTGGATGTGCAGGCTCCGAGGGAG GTAAACATAGACTTCCAGACTCGAGAGGCCACGAGGAAGAACATGCAAGAGCCATCCCTGACTTGCTTTGACCAAGCGCAGGGCAAAGTACACAGCCTCATGGAGAAAGACTCTTACCCCAGGTTCCTGAGGTCCAAAATGTACTTAGATTTGCTGTCCCAAAGCCAAAGGAGGCTTAGCTAG
- the RGS8 gene encoding regulator of G-protein signaling 8 isoform X4, with the protein MAALLMPRRNKGMRTRLGCLSHKSDSCSDFTAILPDKPNRALKRLSTEEATRWADSFDVLLSHKYGVAAFLAFLKTEFSEENLEFWLACEEFKKTRSTAKLVSKAHRIFEEFVDVQAPREVNIDFQTREATRKNMQEPSLTCFDQAQGKVHSLMEKDSYPRFLRSKMYLDLLSQSQRRLS; encoded by the exons ATGGCCGCCTTACTGATGCCACGCAG GAACAAAGGGATGAGGACTCGACTGGGATGCCTGTCTCACAAGTCAGACTCGTGTAGTGATTTCACAGCGATTCTTCCTGACAAGCCCAACCGTGCTCTGAA GAGACTTTCCACAGAAGAAGCCACCAGGTGGGCCGATTCCTTTGACGTGCTTCTCTCCCATAAGT ATGGGGTGGCTGCATTCCTCGCCTTCTTGAAGACCGAGTTCAGCGAGGAGAACCTGGAATTCTGGTTGGCCTGTGAGGAGTTCAAGAAGACCAGGTCAACTGCAAAACTGGTCTCCAAGGCCCATAGGATTTTTGAGGAGTTTGTGGATGTGCAGGCTCCGAGGGAG GTAAACATAGACTTCCAGACTCGAGAGGCCACGAGGAAGAACATGCAAGAGCCATCCCTGACTTGCTTTGACCAAGCGCAGGGCAAAGTACACAGCCTCATGGAGAAAGACTCTTACCCCAGGTTCCTGAGGTCCAAAATGTACTTAGATTTGCTGTCCCAAAGCCAAAGGAGGCTTAGCTAG